The Rhodobacter sp. CZR27 genome includes a window with the following:
- the hrpB gene encoding ATP-dependent helicase HrpB has protein sequence MSETLPIDAALPELVAALRRSRMAVLQAPPGAGKTTRVPLAMLDAGLCEGRIILLEPRRLAARAAAERMAATRGEAVGQTVGYRIRGEAKVSRATRIEVVTEGILTRMIQDDPALDSIGALIFDEFHERSLNADLGLALALEVRGALREDLLLVAMSATLDAAPVAALMGDAPVVTSEGRAFPVETRWLPKPLPPGARLEPEVAAIVRQALAETEGDMLVFLPGEAEIRRVQGLLDLPGCEVAPLFGAMDFGAQRAALAPSERRKVVLATSIAETSLTIPGVRVVVDAGRARRARFDPNSGMSRLVTERVTRAEAEQRRGRAGRVAPGICFRMWTKGEEGALLPFPPAEIEAADLTGLALELAVWGSSDLAFLTPPHPGVLAEARALLEGLGALENGRITEHGRALARLPLHPRVGHMLALSGPQAAPLAALMADRDLVKGPPDLALRLAALRDPKRFSDEHPHEVNRAALARIRDEARRLASSVSAPDAGFSPGQMAALAYPDRIGLRRKGDSPRWVLSAGKGAAMEPGQPLSGARLIVATDLDGNAREAKVRQAAAITESELRELFAPQIRWREVCEWSRREGRVIARRQEMLGALVLDDRSWPDAPPEALARAAVEGLRQIGLPWSPSARRLRARIALLHAEGADLPDVSDAALLADPDWLLPFLGGRRTEADLRALDLTEPLRARLGWEGGQLLDRLAPSHFETPLGRRVPIDYEGEAPGIEIRLQEMFGVTAHPTVGPKRLPLRITLLSPGQRPVQVTMDLPGFWASSYADVRRDMRGRYPRHPWPEDPTEAEPTTRAKPRGT, from the coding sequence ATGAGCGAGACCCTTCCGATCGACGCCGCGCTGCCCGAACTGGTGGCCGCGCTGCGCAGAAGCCGCATGGCGGTGCTTCAGGCGCCGCCGGGCGCGGGCAAGACCACGCGCGTGCCGCTGGCGATGCTGGACGCCGGCCTCTGCGAGGGCCGCATCATCCTGCTGGAGCCGCGGCGGCTGGCCGCGCGGGCGGCGGCCGAGCGGATGGCCGCGACGCGGGGCGAGGCGGTGGGCCAGACCGTCGGCTACCGCATCCGCGGCGAGGCGAAGGTCTCGCGCGCCACCCGGATCGAGGTGGTGACCGAGGGCATCCTGACCCGGATGATCCAGGACGACCCCGCGCTCGACAGCATCGGCGCGCTGATCTTCGACGAGTTCCACGAGCGCAGCCTCAACGCCGATCTCGGCCTTGCGCTGGCGCTGGAGGTGCGTGGCGCGCTGCGCGAGGATCTGCTGCTCGTCGCGATGTCGGCGACCCTCGATGCCGCGCCGGTGGCGGCCCTCATGGGGGACGCCCCGGTGGTGACCTCCGAGGGCCGCGCCTTCCCGGTCGAGACGCGCTGGCTGCCGAAGCCCCTGCCCCCCGGCGCGCGGCTCGAGCCGGAGGTGGCGGCGATTGTCCGGCAGGCGCTGGCCGAGACCGAGGGCGACATGCTGGTCTTCCTGCCCGGCGAGGCCGAGATCCGGCGCGTGCAGGGCCTGCTCGACCTTCCGGGCTGCGAGGTCGCCCCGCTCTTCGGCGCGATGGACTTCGGCGCGCAGCGCGCGGCCCTCGCACCATCCGAGCGCCGCAAGGTCGTCCTCGCGACCTCGATCGCCGAAACCTCGCTGACCATTCCGGGCGTCCGGGTGGTCGTGGATGCCGGCCGGGCGCGGCGGGCGCGGTTCGACCCCAACTCCGGCATGTCCCGGCTGGTGACCGAGCGTGTCACGCGGGCCGAGGCCGAGCAGCGCCGCGGTCGCGCCGGCCGCGTGGCCCCGGGGATCTGCTTCCGGATGTGGACGAAGGGCGAGGAAGGCGCGCTCCTGCCCTTTCCCCCTGCCGAGATCGAGGCCGCCGACCTCACCGGCCTCGCGCTGGAACTGGCGGTCTGGGGCAGCAGCGACCTCGCCTTCCTCACGCCGCCGCATCCCGGCGTGCTGGCCGAGGCCCGCGCCCTGCTGGAAGGGCTGGGCGCGCTGGAGAACGGCCGCATCACCGAACACGGCCGTGCGCTCGCGCGGCTGCCGCTGCATCCGCGTGTGGGCCACATGCTGGCGCTCTCGGGGCCTCAGGCCGCACCGCTCGCCGCGCTCATGGCCGACCGCGACCTGGTGAAGGGGCCGCCGGACCTCGCGCTGCGCCTTGCTGCCCTGCGCGACCCGAAACGGTTCTCGGACGAGCATCCGCATGAGGTGAACCGTGCCGCCCTCGCCCGCATCCGCGACGAGGCCCGGCGGCTCGCGAGCTCGGTGTCCGCGCCCGATGCGGGCTTCTCGCCGGGCCAGATGGCGGCGCTGGCCTATCCCGACCGGATCGGCCTCAGGCGCAAGGGCGACAGCCCGCGCTGGGTGCTGTCGGCCGGCAAGGGCGCGGCGATGGAGCCGGGCCAGCCGCTGTCGGGGGCCCGCCTGATCGTCGCCACCGACCTCGACGGCAATGCCCGCGAGGCGAAGGTCCGGCAGGCCGCCGCCATCACCGAATCCGAATTGCGCGAGCTTTTCGCCCCACAGATCCGCTGGCGCGAGGTCTGCGAGTGGTCGCGTCGCGAGGGCCGGGTGATCGCCCGGCGGCAGGAGATGCTGGGCGCCCTCGTGCTCGACGACCGCAGCTGGCCCGATGCCCCGCCCGAGGCGCTGGCCCGCGCCGCCGTCGAGGGCCTGCGCCAGATCGGCCTGCCCTGGAGCCCATCCGCCCGCCGCCTCCGCGCCCGGATCGCGCTGCTGCATGCCGAGGGCGCCGACCTGCCGGATGTGTCGGACGCGGCCCTGCTGGCCGATCCCGACTGGCTGCTGCCCTTCCTCGGCGGGCGCCGGACCGAGGCCGACCTGCGCGCCCTCGACCTGACCGAGCCGCTGCGCGCGCGGCTCGGCTGGGAGGGCGGGCAACTCCTCGACCGCCTGGCGCCGTCGCATTTCGAAACCCCGCTCGGCCGCCGCGTGCCGATCGATTACGAGGGCGAGGCGCCCGGCATCGAGATCCGGCTGCAGGAGATGTTCGGCGTGACGGCCCATCCCACGGTCGGGCCGAAGCGGCTGCCGTTGCGGATCACGCTGCTCTCGCCCGGCCAGCGCCCGGTGCAGGTGACGATGGACCTGCCCGGCTTCTGGGCCAGTTCCTACGCGGACGTGCGCCGGGACATGCGCGGCCGCTACCCGCGCCACCCCTGGCCGGAAGATCCGACCGAGGCCGAGCCGACCACCCGCGCCAAGCCGCGCGGCACCTGA